A stretch of the Glycine soja cultivar W05 chromosome 13, ASM419377v2, whole genome shotgun sequence genome encodes the following:
- the LOC114381189 gene encoding short-chain dehydrogenase TIC 32, chloroplastic-like — MVGIFSLVTGRPGSSGFGSSSTAEQVTEGIDASNLTAIITGGASGIGLETARVLAIRKAHVIIAARNMESAKEAKQLILEEDESARVDIMKLDLCSVKSVGTFVDNFIALGVPLNILINNAGVMFCPYQQTEDGIEMQFATNHLGHFLLTKLLLDKMKQTAKDTGIEGRIINLSSIAHVYTYEEGIRFDNINDEDGYSDKKAYGQSKLANILHTNELSRRLQAEGVNITANSVHPGVIMTPLMRHSSLLMNFLKMFTFFAWKNIPQGAATTCYVALHPSLKGVTGKYFRDCNECQPSTHASNELLGRKLWDFSNKMINSLSKA; from the exons ATGGTGGGAATCTTTTCGTTGGTTACAGGAAGACCGGGATCTAGTGGATTCGGATCTTCCTCAACTGCTGAACAGGTTACTGAAGGAATTGATGCCAGCAACCTCACTGCAATCATCACAG GAGGAGCCAGTGGCATAGGGTTGGAGACAGCACGTGTTCTGGCAATTCGAAAGGCCCATGTCATAATTGCTGCCAGAAACATGGAGTCTGCAAAGGAAGCGAAACAACTCATACTTGAGGAAGACGAGTCAGCTCGTGTGGACATAATGAAGCTCGACCTATGCTCAGTGAAGTCTGTCGGAACCTTTGTGGACAACTTCATTGCTCTTGGTGTTCCTCTTAACATCTTAAT AAACAACGCGGGAGTCATGTTCTGCCCTTATCAGCAAACGGAAGATGGGATTGAGATGCAGTTTGCAACCAATCATCTTG GTCATTTTCTCTTGACGAAACTTCTTCTTGACAAGATGAAACAAACCGCAAAAGACACTGGAATTGAGGGCAGGATCATAAATCTTTCATCAATTGCTCATGTCTACACTTACGAAGAAGGAATTCGATTTGATAACATCAATGATGAAGATGG ATACTCTGACAAGAAGGCCTATGGACAGTCCAAGTTAGCCAACATATTACACACAAACGAGCTTTCTCGTCGCTTACAG GCAGAAGGTGTTAACATCACGGCCAACTCAGTCCACCCAGGGGTGATAATGACTCCTCTCATGAGACACTCTTCTTTACTTATGA ATTTTCTGAAGATGTTTACCTTTTTCGCATGGAAGAACATCCCTCAG GGAGCAGCCACAACGTGCTATGTCGCTCTACACCCAAGCTTGAAAGGGGTAACGGGGAAGTACTTTCGGGATTGTAATGAGTGTCAACCAAGTACACATGCTTCAAACGAACTCTTAGGAAGGAAACTGTGGGATTTTAGCAACAAGATGATTAATTCACTTTCAAAAGCTTGA
- the LOC114381891 gene encoding pentatricopeptide repeat-containing protein At3g53700, chloroplastic-like: MALSSLHFHPLPLAYTVITQRHTTPFSFSLSSTFRFSSSSALSSSTSATHHPLPPDFSPSQLLDLLRRQPDSSSALRLFQWASAQPNYSAHPSVFHELLRQLARAGSFDSMLTLLRQMHSSKIPVDESTFLIFLETYATSHHLHAEINPLFLLMERDFAVKPDTRFYNVALSLLVKANKLKLVETLHSKMVADAVPPDVSTFNILIRALCKAHQLRPAILMLEDMPNYGLRPDEKTFTTLMQGFIEEADVEGALRIKELMVESGCELTSVSVNVLVNGLCKEGRIEEALRFIYEEEGFCPDQVTFNALVNGLCRTGHIKQGLEMMDFMLEKGFELDVYTYNSLISGLCKLGEIDEAVEILHHMVSRDCEPNTVTYNTLIGTLCKENHVEAATELARVLTSKGVLPDVCTFNSLIQGLCLTSNREIAMELFEEMKEKGCDPDEFTYSILIESLCSERRLKEALMLLKEMELSGCARNVVVYNTLIDGLCKNNRVGDAEDIFDQMEMLGVSRSSVTYNTLINGLCKSKRVEEAAQLMDQMIMEGLKPDKFTYTTMLKYFCQQGDIKRAADIVQNMTLNGCEPDIVTYGTLIGGLCKAGRVDVASKLLRSVQMKGMVLTPQAYNPVIQALCKRKRTKEAMRLFREMMEKGDPPDVITYKIVFRGLCNGGGPIQEAVDFTVEMLEKGILPEFPSFGFLAEGLCSLSMEDTLIQLINMVMEKGRFSQSETSIIRGFLKIQKFNDALANLGAILDRKKPRRF, from the coding sequence ATGGCTCTCTCCTCCCTCCACTTCCACCCTCTCCCTCTCGCTTACACCGTAATAACCCAACGCCACACAACTCCTTTCTCTTTCTCACTCTCTTCCACCTTTAGATTCTCCTCCTCCTCTGCGCTCTCATCTTCCACTTCCGCTACCCACCACCCCCTCCCCCCGGACTTCTCCCCCTCCCAGCTCCTCGACCTCCTCCGCCGCCAACCCGACTCCTCCTCCGCCCTCCGCCTCTTCCAATGGGCCTCGGCCCAGCCCAACTACTCGGCCCACCCCTCCGTCTTCCACGAGCTCCTCCGCCAACTCGCCCGCGCCGGCTCCTTCGACTCAATGCTCACCCTCCTCCGCCAAATGCACTCCTCCAAAATCCCCGTCGACGAGTCCACCTTCCTCATCTTCCTCGAAACCTACGCCACCTCCCATCACCTCCACGCCGAAATCAACCCCCTCTTCCTCCTCATGGAGCGCGACTTCGCCGTCAAACCCGACACGCGCTTCTACAACGTCGCCCTCAGCCTCCTCGTCAAAGCCAACAAGCTCAAGCTCGTCGAAACGCTCCACTCGAAGATGGTCGCTGACGCCGTTCCACCCGACGTCTCCACTTTCAACATCTTAATTAGGGCTTTGTGCAAGGCCCATCAGCTCCGGCCCGCGATTCTTATGCTTGAGGACATGCCCAACTACGGGCTCAGGCCCGACGAAAAAACGTTCACCACACTTATGCAGGGGTTTATAGAAGAGGCTGACGTGGAAGGCGCGCTGAGGATTAAGGAACTCATGGTGGAGTCTGGGTGCGAGCTCACGAGTGTTTCGGTTAATGTTTTGGTGAATGGGCTTTGCAAAGAGGGGAGAATTGAGGAGGCTTTGAGGTTTATTTATGAGGAGGAAGGGTTTTGCCCTGACCAGGTTACGTTCAATGCTTTGGTGAATGGGTTATGTAGGACTGGGCATATCAAACAGGGTTTGGAGATGATGGATTTTATGCTCGAGAAAGGGTTTGAATTGGATGTTTATACGTATAACTCGTTGATCTCCGGGCTGTGTAAGTTGGGCGAGATCGACGAGGCCGTGGAGATTCTCCACCACATGGTTTCGAGAGATTGTGAGCCGAATACCGTGACTTATAACACGCTGATTGGTACTTTGTGTAAGGAGAATCACGTTGAGGCGGCCACCGAGCTTGCCCGTGTTCTTACTAGCAAGGGGGTTTTGCCCGATGTTTGTACGTTCAATAGTTTGATACAGGGGCTGTGTTTGACGAGTAACCGGGAGATTGCTATGGAGTTGTTCGAGGAGATGAAGGAGAAGGGGTGTGATCCGGATGAATTTACGTATAGTATATTGATCGAGAGTCTGTGTTCAGAAAGGAGGCTTAAGGAAGCATTGATGCTGCTGAAGGAGATGGAATTGAGTGGCTGtgcgaggaatgtggtggtgtATAATACTTTGATTGATGGTTTGTGCAAGAACAATAGGGTTGGGGATGCAGAGGATATCTTCGATCAGATGGAGATGTTGGGGGTGTCGAGAAGTTCGGTGACGTATAACACGCTTATTAATGGCCTGTGTAAGAGCAAGAGAGTGGAAGAAGCTGCTCAGCTTATGGATCAGATGATAATGGAAGGGTTAAAACCTGACAAGTTCACTTATACTACAATGCTGAAGTACTTCTGCCAACAAGGGGATATAAAAAGGGCAGCTGATATTGTGCAGAATATGACTTTGAATGGGTGCGAGCCAGATATTGTTACATATGGGACACTTATTGGGGGACTGTGTAAGGCAGGGAGAGTAGATGTTGCAAGTAAGCTCCTTAGATCTGTTCAGATGAAAGGTATGGTCTTGACTCCACAAGCATATAACCCTGTGATTCAAGCACTCTGCAAAAGGAAGAGAACAAAAGAAGCCATGAGGCTTTTCAGAGAAATGATGGAAAAGGGTGATCCTCCGGATGTTATAACATACAAGATTGTTTTCCGTGGCCTCTGTAATGGTGGAGGGCCGATACAAGAGGCTGTTGATTTTACAGTTGAGATGTTGGAGAAAGGAATATTGCCGGAGTTCCCATCATTTGGTTTCTTGGCTGAAGGTCTTTGTTCTTTATCCATGGAGGACACCCTCATTCAACTCATCAATATGGTGATGGAGAAAGGAAGATTCTCACAATCTGAAACATCTATTATTAGAGGCTTCCTCAAGATTCAGAAATTTAATGATGCACTAGCCAATCTTGGAGCTATCTTGGATCGGAAAAAGCCCAGGAGATTTTGA